One genomic segment of Vibrio nitrifigilis includes these proteins:
- a CDS encoding LysR family transcriptional regulator — MLNPIWLNTFKTLVELGHFTRTAEALNMTQPGVSQHINKLESACGYPLLTRFNKQFELTIHGRKVYQYALELIEKESELLIDLGKDEPFLGSCRIGCSGTFAWLIYPELLSLQAQHSQLSIELEASPNDRIFEQILSGGLDVGLVTKPPNPHYFDSRVIGSESLVFVVPTSVNTTIPFEKLLPEIGVIRHPDLDHYFQTYVDQSGSPQLSKLNLDTISTKGYINQIHQILVPIAKGIGFTVIPRCCVNLFLERDKLQVLDIAENVKDPVYLVSKRHSELARRYDRVVKVIEETLVQC; from the coding sequence ATGCTGAATCCTATTTGGTTGAACACATTCAAAACTCTTGTTGAATTGGGGCATTTTACCCGTACTGCTGAAGCATTGAATATGACCCAACCAGGGGTTAGCCAGCATATAAATAAATTAGAATCGGCATGTGGTTATCCATTATTAACAAGGTTTAACAAGCAATTTGAGTTAACAATCCACGGGCGAAAAGTATATCAATATGCACTTGAGCTAATTGAAAAAGAGTCAGAATTATTGATTGACTTAGGAAAGGATGAGCCCTTCCTAGGCAGTTGCAGGATTGGTTGTTCCGGTACCTTTGCTTGGTTGATATACCCCGAATTACTTTCGTTACAAGCACAGCACTCCCAATTATCTATTGAATTAGAAGCGTCACCCAATGACCGTATTTTTGAACAGATACTAAGTGGGGGACTTGATGTGGGGTTAGTGACCAAGCCACCTAATCCCCATTATTTTGATAGTAGAGTGATTGGCTCTGAGTCTTTGGTTTTCGTTGTTCCTACTTCAGTAAACACAACAATACCATTTGAAAAACTATTACCAGAAATAGGTGTTATACGTCATCCTGACTTAGATCACTATTTCCAAACTTATGTCGATCAGTCGGGCTCACCACAACTGTCAAAGTTAAATCTTGATACTATTTCAACGAAAGGTTACATCAATCAAATTCACCAAATTTTAGTACCAATTGCCAAAGGCATTGGCTTTACAGTTATTCCTAGATGTTGTGTGAATTTGTTTCTCGAAAGGGATAAGTTACAGGTATTGGACATTGCTGAAAACGTGAAAGATCCTGTTTACTTAGTAAGTAAACGCCATTCAGAGCTTGCACGGCGTTACGACCGAGTAGTAAAAGTTATCGAAGAAACATTGGTACAGTGTTAA
- a CDS encoding lactoylglutathione lyase family protein has product MSTYPRTFSHIGISVPDLEKAVKFYTEVLGWYLIMEPTTITEDDSPIGEMCTDVFGQGWSSFKIAHLSTGDRIGVEIFEFENAQNPENNFEYWKTGVFHFCVQDPNVEELAEKIVAAGGKKRMKAPRFYYPDEKPYRMIYMEDPFGNILEIYSHSYELTYSSGAYN; this is encoded by the coding sequence ATGAGCACATACCCAAGAACCTTCTCTCATATCGGTATCTCAGTACCAGATCTGGAAAAGGCTGTTAAATTTTATACCGAAGTGCTTGGTTGGTATCTAATCATGGAGCCAACAACCATTACAGAAGACGACAGTCCTATCGGTGAAATGTGTACTGATGTTTTTGGTCAGGGTTGGTCAAGTTTTAAGATTGCGCACCTTTCTACTGGAGATCGAATTGGTGTTGAAATTTTCGAATTTGAAAATGCACAGAATCCAGAAAACAACTTCGAATACTGGAAAACCGGCGTTTTCCACTTCTGCGTACAAGATCCAAACGTAGAAGAATTGGCTGAAAAGATTGTTGCTGCTGGTGGTAAAAAACGTATGAAAGCACCTCGTTTTTACTACCCAGATGAGAAACCATACCGCATGATCTACATGGAAGACCCATTCGGCAATATTCTGGAGATCTACAGCCATAGCTACGAATTAACTTATTCAAGCGGCGCATATAATTAA
- a CDS encoding zinc-binding dehydrogenase, with the protein MRAITYHPESDHFTLKNIAEPELETPFDVIVEVHAIGLNPVDAKINYWFGITEASNRDMVGGLDVSGVIVAKGNKVSGWNIGDRVLYHGNMRRRQGGFASFSVHDSRTLTKHPNLSDIEAAASPCAGWTAYRALNDKLHLAGKNSIVIYGASGGVGSYALQLSRYYQLDTIIAVCSEHNFDYATSLGATHCLDYRDQQLLNKVNAIVENQGIECALDCIGGPAQALTSSMLGFDGQLVELVSTIESTQHHKAFDRGLTLHQLSLGAGHVNGEIGMRSLTQAGIAMNNLLEMNIITSPKTNTITLSDIPEVLKEIRQGHSLGKYVAKP; encoded by the coding sequence ATGAGAGCTATCACCTATCATCCCGAATCGGACCACTTTACGCTCAAGAATATCGCCGAGCCAGAATTAGAAACCCCCTTCGACGTTATCGTCGAAGTTCATGCTATTGGTCTTAATCCGGTCGATGCGAAAATTAATTACTGGTTCGGTATTACTGAAGCAAGTAATCGTGACATGGTGGGTGGGCTCGACGTCTCTGGTGTGATTGTGGCTAAAGGTAATAAGGTCAGCGGTTGGAATATCGGCGATCGTGTTCTCTACCATGGCAACATGCGCCGTCGTCAGGGTGGCTTTGCTTCATTTTCCGTTCATGACTCCCGCACTTTAACCAAACATCCTAACCTATCCGATATTGAAGCTGCCGCATCACCTTGTGCAGGGTGGACAGCCTATCGCGCACTGAACGATAAACTTCATCTTGCGGGGAAAAACAGTATTGTTATCTATGGAGCAAGTGGCGGCGTGGGAAGCTATGCACTCCAACTTAGCCGTTATTATCAGCTTGATACCATCATTGCTGTCTGTTCCGAACATAATTTCGATTACGCTACATCATTAGGTGCAACACACTGCCTCGATTATCGAGACCAACAACTTCTCAACAAAGTGAACGCTATCGTCGAAAATCAAGGGATTGAATGTGCACTGGATTGTATCGGAGGCCCCGCACAAGCTCTGACTTCCTCGATGCTTGGCTTTGACGGGCAATTAGTCGAGCTGGTGAGCACCATTGAGTCAACACAACATCATAAGGCATTTGACCGCGGATTAACCTTGCACCAATTAAGTCTCGGAGCTGGTCACGTTAATGGCGAAATAGGAATGAGATCGCTCACTCAAGCGGGTATTGCCATGAATAACCTGCTTGAAATGAACATCATTACTTCTCCGAAAACTAACACCATTACTTTAAGCGATATCCCAGAAGTCCTTAAAGAAATCAGGCAAGGACATTCCCTAGGAAAATACGTCGCTAAACCTTAG
- a CDS encoding SRPBCC family protein, with the protein MSDIIWPEGFVPGFTDNFCSNEVIVAGLSTKDIWPLLNTPALWPTYYANSANPRFYDDKGPELENNVLFYFETFGFPVESQCVEHIAPVEGQPARIAWHGWSGEGETRLDVHHAWLIEDLSGNRVRILTQETQNGNPAKELAVTTPNPMINGHQEWLDGLVKAARKAK; encoded by the coding sequence ATGAGTGACATCATCTGGCCCGAAGGCTTTGTACCTGGTTTTACTGACAACTTCTGTTCTAATGAAGTGATTGTCGCAGGTCTTTCAACAAAAGATATCTGGCCTCTACTTAACACACCAGCACTATGGCCAACTTACTATGCTAACTCAGCTAACCCTCGTTTTTATGACGATAAAGGCCCAGAATTAGAAAATAACGTTCTATTCTATTTCGAAACTTTCGGCTTCCCGGTTGAGTCTCAGTGTGTTGAACATATTGCACCAGTAGAAGGTCAACCTGCACGTATTGCCTGGCATGGCTGGTCAGGTGAAGGTGAGACTCGTTTAGATGTACACCATGCCTGGTTAATCGAAGATCTGTCTGGCAATCGAGTCCGCATTCTGACCCAGGAAACCCAAAACGGTAATCCAGCTAAAGAATTAGCAGTGACTACGCCAAACCCAATGATCAATGGCCATCAGGAATGGCTAGATGGTTTGGTTAAAGCTGCCCGTAAAGCAAAATAG
- a CDS encoding LysR family transcriptional regulator, producing MANIKNLDLNLLRVFDTLMDEKNVSRAAEKLSVSQPAVSGMMTRLRHSLGDQLFIRSQHGIVPTVRAQELSGPIKKLLRELDAVLEPTLFDPRTAELTLSIAATDYSLRAIVEPFLLTFKQQAPNIKVSVRWINEHELFEQMERGIIDIALTTPEASPVDLRAKTLFDETYICVLRDDHPLLEDNTLTLEQFCSIDHAIVSYVGGAFEGMTDQVLHSLGKQRRVVLSVPSFLSLVNILKNSDLCAVVPRRLITNIQGLTTVNLPFEVPGFTKIMAWHERTHDSDAHRWIRDSIVKLCNEL from the coding sequence ATGGCAAATATTAAAAACCTCGACCTAAATCTTCTTCGTGTCTTCGACACTCTGATGGATGAGAAAAATGTCTCCAGAGCGGCCGAAAAACTCTCGGTCAGCCAGCCAGCAGTTAGTGGTATGATGACCCGCCTGCGACACAGCTTAGGCGATCAGCTATTTATTCGCAGTCAACATGGCATTGTGCCAACCGTTCGTGCCCAAGAGCTATCAGGACCAATAAAAAAGCTGCTTAGAGAACTAGATGCTGTTTTAGAACCGACACTATTTGACCCGAGAACAGCTGAACTAACACTCTCTATCGCGGCCACAGACTACTCTTTGAGAGCCATTGTTGAGCCATTTTTGCTTACATTCAAGCAACAAGCTCCCAACATAAAAGTCTCGGTTCGCTGGATTAATGAACATGAGCTATTCGAACAGATGGAACGTGGGATCATTGACATTGCGTTAACCACTCCTGAAGCGTCTCCTGTAGATTTACGCGCCAAAACCTTATTTGATGAAACCTATATCTGTGTTCTAAGAGACGATCACCCTCTACTTGAAGATAACACTTTAACACTTGAGCAATTTTGTAGTATCGATCATGCGATTGTCTCTTACGTTGGTGGGGCGTTTGAGGGAATGACAGATCAAGTACTCCACTCTCTGGGCAAACAGCGTCGTGTCGTGCTATCCGTCCCGAGCTTCTTATCACTGGTCAACATTTTAAAAAACAGTGATCTCTGTGCTGTTGTACCGAGACGACTCATAACAAATATACAGGGACTTACTACGGTAAACCTTCCATTTGAAGTTCCCGGATTCACAAAAATCATGGCGTGGCATGAAAGAACACATGACAGCGATGCCCATCGATGGATCCGTGATTCGATTGTTAAACTGTGTAATGAACTTTAA
- a CDS encoding NAD(P)-dependent oxidoreductase → MKNVAFLGLGAMGVRMAANILKAGYQVTVWNRTPSKAEQLVINGAKLAETPRQAAQNADVVIAMVRDDHASKEVWLDPDTGAFNSMKQGATAIDSSTLSVKWVKELHQHASERNIPFIEAPVSGTRPQAESGQLIYLVGGTQEAYESSKELLETMGSVINYTGEMGNGALAKLCTNTLLGMQVATLAELISTLQRQQDSDVEKIISALSSTATWSASANSISTLMLKQIFAPMFPVELIEKDFSYMLEATGHTSPVIEAARDVFRKGIDTGIGDENMTAVIKLYQS, encoded by the coding sequence ATGAAAAACGTTGCTTTTCTAGGTTTAGGTGCAATGGGCGTTCGCATGGCTGCTAATATTCTCAAAGCTGGCTATCAAGTGACAGTTTGGAACAGAACCCCTTCTAAAGCAGAACAACTTGTGATTAACGGAGCTAAGCTGGCTGAAACTCCACGTCAAGCCGCTCAAAATGCGGACGTTGTTATCGCAATGGTACGTGATGATCATGCATCAAAAGAAGTTTGGTTAGATCCTGATACCGGTGCGTTTAACAGCATGAAACAAGGTGCAACCGCGATCGATAGTTCAACACTCTCTGTTAAGTGGGTAAAAGAACTCCATCAGCACGCTTCCGAGCGAAATATTCCTTTTATTGAAGCACCAGTTTCAGGCACCAGACCACAAGCCGAATCCGGACAATTGATTTATCTTGTCGGCGGTACACAAGAAGCTTATGAAAGCAGTAAAGAATTACTGGAAACTATGGGTTCTGTCATCAATTATACTGGTGAAATGGGTAACGGTGCATTAGCAAAACTATGTACTAATACGCTTCTGGGTATGCAAGTCGCCACGTTAGCCGAGCTGATTTCTACCTTACAACGTCAGCAAGATTCGGACGTTGAAAAGATCATTTCAGCACTCTCATCAACCGCCACGTGGAGTGCTTCTGCAAACAGCATATCGACCTTGATGCTGAAACAGATATTTGCTCCGATGTTCCCTGTTGAACTGATTGAAAAAGATTTCTCTTACATGCTGGAAGCAACTGGACACACATCGCCTGTCATTGAAGCCGCGCGTGATGTATTCAGAAAAGGAATCGACACTGGGATTGGAGACGAAAACATGACTGCGGTTATCAAATTATATCAATCTTAA
- a CDS encoding subtype B tannase → MKINTLVTLSAIAVSLSVSAQNDLTFNQNIYTENSAKVNGQTVEFRAYEGIPYVKNPVDSKFQTLNIYVPEGYFKNHTISGYTIQTAPIFLPNGVGGYMPSRPLTPKIDEHSHSANALLLALQHGYVVASPGARGRTSQNSKGVYTGKAPAAIVDLKAAVRYLHFNDKSIPGDANKIISNGTSAGGALSALLGASGDQDIYDTYLEQLGAAPASDKIYAVSAFCPITDLDHADAAYEWQFNGYNDYKKMDISMLDYHIQRKETKGTLTKDQQIVSDALASQFPGYLNGLKLHDSNGNPLTLDKNGNGSFKKYVISLIQDSAQSALDNNRDLSQFKWLTITDGKVTNIDFDKYRTYAIRAKLPPAFDALDLSAGENELFGNASTNAMHFTAYSSKNSSTDNSATAAANVVYMMNPLSFIQPDQQGIAPHWRIRVGTNDRDTSLAISAILATRLENSDYDVNYHLTWDRPHSGDYNLDALFSWIDSISQN, encoded by the coding sequence ATGAAAATAAATACGTTAGTTACACTATCTGCTATCGCGGTCTCTCTCTCTGTCAGTGCCCAAAATGATTTAACATTTAACCAAAATATCTACACTGAAAACTCTGCCAAAGTTAATGGTCAAACGGTTGAATTTCGTGCTTATGAAGGCATTCCATATGTCAAAAACCCTGTTGATAGTAAGTTTCAGACACTCAATATTTATGTTCCAGAAGGTTATTTCAAAAACCACACTATTTCAGGTTATACCATACAAACCGCACCAATCTTCTTACCGAACGGTGTCGGTGGTTATATGCCAAGTAGACCACTAACCCCGAAGATCGATGAGCATTCCCACTCTGCGAATGCTTTACTACTTGCACTGCAGCACGGCTATGTGGTGGCGTCACCTGGGGCACGTGGACGAACTAGCCAAAATTCCAAGGGTGTGTACACAGGAAAAGCTCCTGCTGCCATCGTTGATTTAAAAGCCGCCGTTCGTTATCTGCATTTCAACGATAAATCTATCCCAGGAGATGCCAATAAAATTATATCTAACGGTACTAGTGCCGGTGGTGCTCTATCTGCTTTATTGGGAGCAAGTGGCGACCAAGACATCTATGACACATACTTAGAACAACTAGGAGCCGCCCCCGCTTCAGATAAGATTTACGCCGTCTCTGCATTTTGCCCGATTACCGACCTTGACCATGCCGATGCCGCCTATGAATGGCAGTTCAACGGTTACAATGATTATAAAAAAATGGATATTTCAATGTTGGATTATCATATCCAACGCAAAGAAACCAAGGGTACACTGACCAAAGATCAGCAAATCGTATCGGACGCCCTAGCCAGTCAATTTCCAGGCTACCTGAATGGGCTAAAGCTACATGACTCAAATGGCAACCCTTTGACTCTGGATAAGAATGGTAATGGTAGTTTCAAGAAGTATGTCATCTCTTTAATTCAGGACTCGGCTCAGTCAGCATTAGACAACAATAGAGATTTAAGCCAATTCAAATGGCTGACAATCACCGATGGCAAAGTAACGAACATCGATTTCGACAAATATCGCACTTACGCTATCCGTGCCAAACTTCCTCCGGCCTTTGATGCGCTAGATCTTAGTGCAGGAGAAAATGAACTGTTTGGTAATGCATCGACTAATGCTATGCATTTTACCGCGTATTCCTCTAAAAATAGCTCAACTGATAACTCAGCGACAGCCGCAGCCAATGTCGTTTATATGATGAATCCTCTGAGTTTTATTCAACCAGACCAGCAAGGCATTGCACCACACTGGAGAATTCGTGTCGGTACCAATGACCGAGACACTTCTTTAGCCATTTCAGCAATCTTAGCGACTCGTCTTGAAAACTCAGATTATGATGTCAATTATCATCTTACCTGGGATCGCCCTCATAGTGGTGACTACAATCTGGATGCCCTGTTTTCCTGGATTGATAGTATTAGCCAAAACTAA
- a CDS encoding alpha/beta hydrolase produces the protein MQHRMTITFLSATMFSLLCTAFPTQAQEVNIKNTYIPISRNVPGVFYQPKTISAKAQVAVLVMHSDENYLNFPACTELSKRGYSVLCANVAKSQSSMEQKMLNVKSAIEYLQNRSDIKKILLLGHSGGATLMTAYQTIAENGVKSVQGTDKMIHISDAVNNMPAADGVILLDANWGNGPMTLFSLDPAVKTEGNGVNLDSRYDLYSSKNGFTTNGAHYSKEFKQQYLTAQRERYNKLVTDAENRVQAIEKGKGNYVDDEPFIVTAGAQMLFNNKLYPQDVSLLSHTKEKWTLLHADGSETTQVIHSVRLPLNLKSNTSSINGVLVTTAKNFLSRVGIRVTPDYNITEDGVTGIDWRSNITSPIGNIEGVHRPLLLMGMTGSWEYLASEAIYQHANNSKDKTLAFVEGATHMFTPNKQAEKTQGEFGDTMKTLFDYVDHWISQDGRFIR, from the coding sequence ATGCAACATAGAATGACAATAACTTTTCTTTCAGCCACAATGTTTTCTCTTTTATGCACAGCTTTCCCCACTCAAGCACAAGAAGTGAACATAAAAAATACTTATATTCCTATCAGCCGCAATGTTCCCGGAGTTTTTTACCAACCCAAAACCATAAGTGCCAAAGCTCAAGTAGCAGTTCTAGTCATGCACTCCGATGAAAATTATCTTAATTTTCCAGCCTGTACTGAACTATCCAAACGCGGTTACTCTGTTCTGTGTGCCAACGTAGCGAAATCTCAGAGCTCGATGGAACAAAAGATGCTTAATGTAAAATCTGCTATTGAGTATTTGCAAAACCGCTCTGACATAAAGAAAATCCTTCTGTTAGGGCATAGTGGCGGTGCCACGTTGATGACGGCCTACCAAACTATTGCTGAAAATGGCGTCAAGTCCGTTCAAGGAACTGACAAGATGATCCATATATCTGATGCCGTTAATAATATGCCTGCTGCTGATGGTGTCATATTATTGGATGCTAACTGGGGCAATGGCCCCATGACATTATTCAGTCTAGATCCAGCAGTAAAAACCGAAGGAAATGGAGTTAATCTCGACTCTAGATACGATCTTTACAGCTCCAAAAATGGTTTCACCACAAACGGCGCTCATTATTCAAAAGAGTTTAAACAGCAATATCTGACTGCCCAACGCGAACGCTATAACAAGTTGGTTACAGATGCAGAAAATCGGGTTCAAGCGATAGAGAAAGGCAAGGGAAATTATGTCGATGACGAGCCTTTTATCGTGACCGCAGGAGCGCAAATGTTGTTTAATAACAAATTATATCCTCAAGACGTATCCCTACTTTCGCATACAAAAGAGAAATGGACTTTACTCCATGCCGACGGCTCTGAAACAACCCAAGTTATACATTCAGTACGTTTGCCTCTTAACCTAAAATCCAATACAAGTTCAATTAATGGTGTACTTGTAACTACAGCAAAAAATTTCTTAAGTAGAGTCGGAATTCGAGTAACGCCTGATTACAATATTACGGAAGATGGTGTAACTGGGATTGATTGGAGATCAAATATCACTAGTCCAATTGGTAATATTGAAGGTGTTCATCGTCCATTATTGCTAATGGGGATGACTGGTAGCTGGGAATATCTCGCTTCAGAGGCCATTTACCAGCACGCAAATAATAGCAAGGATAAAACGTTAGCTTTTGTTGAAGGTGCCACTCACATGTTTACTCCCAACAAACAGGCTGAAAAAACACAGGGAGAATTCGGTGACACGATGAAAACACTTTTTGATTATGTCGACCATTGGATTAGCCAGGATGGGCGTTTTATCAGGTAG
- a CDS encoding TonB-dependent receptor domain-containing protein — translation MFVPSKFVLSAVALGVLGSIPSVFAQDSTNTDNTNETMVITAAGYDQKVQNASASVTVITREELESRYYRDIADALSSVPGVVVTGGGDAKDISIRGMGSSYTLILVDGKRVSTRQTRPNSDGPGVEDGWLPPLEAIQRIEVIKGPMSTLYGSDAIGGVINVITRKDQQHWTGKISLSTLLQEDRDSGDEQNGNFFVTGPLTDSLSLQVYGQNQHRDEDNIINGYAQNDMRSLNTKLTYQLNVNHQFSLEAGINEQDSRSNADKSYESNSYYALSSDYTEAKYSRKTAALSHQGTWGDNVKENSYLQYERSYSYSRDITLNNTEYKTTVVLPFTTNTLSMGLQAQHESMDDTSTNTGGTITHLSNTDFALFVEDEWRVIDPLALTGGIRYQHDQRYGSHFSPRVYSVWNIDDAWTLKGGVSTGFRAPDLRQSSPGWVQASRGGNRYGSANLKPEKSVTEEINLAYRSEEGLHAEVGLFNNDFKDMITTTSCTASTCDTLTNSWGNTNKRNVNVDKAVTRGIEASVDTPLTDSIDFKTSYTYTYSRQKTGDNKGNPLENLPKHLVSADMTWRASEKLDSWLKYTYHGEERADSGVTPVPSYTFFDAGVTYQLADNVKVKGAVYNLFDKTVDYDTYGYTEDGRRYWLAMDVSF, via the coding sequence ATGTTTGTTCCTTCCAAGTTTGTACTTTCAGCAGTGGCCCTTGGTGTTCTTGGTTCTATACCAAGCGTATTTGCTCAGGATTCTACTAACACTGACAATACGAATGAAACTATGGTCATTACAGCTGCTGGATATGATCAAAAAGTTCAAAATGCATCGGCTAGCGTAACCGTTATTACCCGTGAAGAGCTAGAGTCTCGTTACTATCGTGATATTGCGGATGCTTTATCTAGTGTGCCTGGAGTCGTAGTAACAGGCGGTGGTGATGCTAAAGATATTTCCATTCGCGGCATGGGTTCATCTTATACATTGATATTGGTTGATGGCAAACGAGTGTCTACTCGTCAAACTCGCCCAAACAGTGATGGACCGGGAGTTGAAGATGGTTGGTTACCACCGTTAGAAGCTATTCAACGTATAGAAGTAATTAAAGGGCCCATGTCTACACTTTATGGTTCCGATGCAATTGGTGGTGTGATCAACGTGATTACGCGTAAAGATCAGCAACATTGGACTGGCAAAATATCACTGAGTACATTGTTACAAGAGGATCGTGATTCTGGTGATGAGCAAAATGGTAATTTCTTTGTTACGGGACCTTTGACAGATTCTCTTTCTTTACAAGTTTATGGTCAAAATCAACACCGTGATGAAGATAATATTATAAATGGTTACGCACAAAATGATATGCGTAGTCTTAATACGAAGCTAACTTATCAATTAAATGTGAATCATCAATTTAGTTTGGAAGCCGGCATTAATGAGCAAGATAGTCGTTCAAATGCAGATAAATCCTATGAATCAAATAGCTATTATGCATTATCATCTGATTACACCGAGGCAAAATATAGCCGTAAGACTGCTGCGTTGTCTCATCAAGGGACTTGGGGAGATAATGTAAAGGAAAACTCGTATCTGCAGTATGAGCGCTCATACAGCTATTCACGTGATATAACGTTGAATAATACCGAATACAAAACAACCGTCGTATTACCGTTTACCACGAATACATTATCGATGGGGTTGCAAGCTCAACATGAAAGTATGGACGATACTTCGACAAATACAGGCGGTACGATTACTCACCTATCCAATACGGACTTCGCTCTATTTGTTGAAGATGAATGGCGTGTGATTGATCCGCTTGCTTTAACTGGTGGTATTCGTTATCAGCATGATCAACGGTACGGTTCTCACTTTAGTCCGCGAGTTTATTCAGTATGGAATATAGATGATGCTTGGACATTAAAAGGGGGTGTTTCTACCGGTTTCCGTGCACCAGATCTCCGTCAATCTAGTCCTGGTTGGGTACAGGCTAGTCGTGGGGGGAATCGTTATGGTAGTGCTAACTTGAAACCGGAAAAATCTGTTACCGAGGAAATCAACTTAGCTTATCGTAGCGAAGAAGGATTACATGCTGAAGTTGGCCTGTTTAACAACGATTTTAAAGATATGATCACAACTACAAGTTGTACAGCATCGACGTGTGACACGTTAACGAACTCTTGGGGGAATACCAATAAACGTAACGTGAATGTGGACAAGGCTGTCACTCGAGGCATTGAAGCATCTGTTGATACACCACTGACAGACTCAATCGACTTTAAAACAAGTTATACCTACACTTATTCACGTCAGAAAACAGGCGATAATAAAGGGAATCCTTTAGAAAACCTACCTAAACATTTAGTTTCAGCTGACATGACTTGGCGTGCATCAGAAAAATTGGATAGCTGGCTTAAATACACTTATCACGGTGAGGAACGCGCTGATAGTGGTGTGACACCTGTTCCTTCTTATACTTTCTTTGATGCTGGAGTCACTTACCAACTAGCTGATAATGTAAAAGTAAAAGGGGCAGTTTATAACTTGTTTGATAAAACCGTTGACTACGACACTTATGGATATACCGAGGATGGTCGTCGTTATTGGCTAGCGATGGACGTTTCTTTTTAA
- a CDS encoding LysR family transcriptional regulator codes for MQDFASIRAFYALCEKKSLTAAAKYLHQPKSTVSRRLTTLENEVGQSLMIRRGNRLAITQAGEVFHSYCKKILDLTEESIDAMQKVSNEISGELTIIVHTNLVRGWFNKLINNYLDDNPNLNINIISQYQAAYQDVDPDLILWLGELSDISWRQETIGYWCYSVFASQAYMEKNNKLNHPNDIREHRWLHYAAAELENIELSNSDGETFQVEHLPSRFHSDNISLQLDGITAGRGIGLLPVSIYHKFNEMHHGKLVPCLPDWHSDPRPIICYTPRDKHQVKVQTLVNRMQETRPKHWHQRLS; via the coding sequence GTGCAAGATTTCGCATCAATTAGAGCTTTTTATGCCCTCTGTGAGAAAAAAAGTCTTACGGCAGCAGCCAAGTATCTACATCAGCCTAAGTCTACCGTTAGTCGTCGTTTAACCACATTAGAGAATGAAGTTGGTCAATCTTTAATGATTCGTAGAGGTAACCGCCTTGCCATTACACAAGCAGGTGAAGTATTCCATAGTTACTGCAAAAAAATATTGGATTTAACCGAAGAAAGCATTGATGCTATGCAGAAAGTTAGTAATGAAATCAGTGGTGAACTGACTATAATTGTACATACTAACTTGGTACGTGGTTGGTTTAATAAACTAATAAATAACTATTTGGATGATAACCCTAATCTCAATATAAATATCATCAGCCAATACCAAGCAGCCTACCAAGATGTAGACCCTGATTTGATCCTATGGCTTGGAGAATTATCTGATATTAGCTGGCGCCAAGAAACTATCGGTTACTGGTGTTATTCGGTCTTTGCTTCACAAGCCTATATGGAGAAAAACAATAAGTTAAATCATCCGAATGATATTAGAGAACATCGATGGCTACATTACGCAGCCGCAGAGCTAGAAAATATTGAACTTTCTAATTCTGATGGTGAAACTTTTCAAGTAGAACACTTACCTAGCCGTTTTCATAGCGATAATATTTCTTTACAGCTTGATGGTATTACAGCTGGGAGAGGGATTGGCCTTCTTCCTGTGAGTATTTATCATAAATTTAATGAAATGCATCATGGTAAGTTAGTCCCTTGTTTACCAGATTGGCATAGTGATCCTAGACCTATTATTTGTTATACCCCGCGCGATAAGCATCAAGTAAAAGTTCAAACTTTAGTTAATCGAATGCAAGAAACTAGACCGAAACATTGGCATCAACGACTTTCTTAA